A DNA window from Pseudomonas sp. GD03919 contains the following coding sequences:
- the ubiH gene encoding 2-octaprenyl-6-methoxyphenyl hydroxylase has product MSRVQLAIIGGGLVGASLALALQDTARQRGWRIALIEPFAPGSEYQPSYDARSTALSYGSRLIYERLGLWQSIAQRAEPIQQIHVSDRGRFGATRLQAIEEGVPALGYVAENAWLGHCLWQALDVGVIEWRCPAEVVGMQRLDDGYRLTLNDETCLDCDLAILADGGRSGLREQLGIGVSSKPYGQSALIANVSPLEAHRGQAFERFTDDGPMAMLPLTDNRCALVWTRAAADAERLLQASEASFLAELQEAFGYRLGALRQVGARHLYPLSLVEAQEQVRAHLVVLGNAAHSLHPIAGQGYNLSLRDTLALAEVLIDSEAALGDFVTLQRYQQRQQLDQQMTVGFSDQVTRLFSNAQPLLTAGRNLGLLGLDLLPPAKRWFARQAMGMGTRSL; this is encoded by the coding sequence ATGTCACGCGTACAGTTGGCGATCATCGGTGGCGGTCTGGTCGGCGCGAGCCTGGCGCTGGCGCTGCAGGACACCGCGCGTCAGCGTGGCTGGCGCATCGCTCTGATCGAACCCTTTGCCCCGGGCAGCGAATACCAGCCCAGCTATGACGCGCGCTCTACCGCGCTGTCCTATGGCAGCCGGTTGATCTACGAGCGCCTGGGCCTGTGGCAGAGCATTGCCCAGCGGGCTGAGCCGATTCAACAGATTCATGTTTCCGACCGCGGCCGCTTCGGCGCCACGCGCCTGCAGGCCATCGAGGAAGGCGTGCCGGCGCTCGGTTACGTAGCTGAGAACGCCTGGCTCGGCCATTGTCTGTGGCAGGCGCTGGATGTGGGTGTGATCGAATGGCGCTGCCCGGCCGAAGTGGTCGGCATGCAGCGCCTCGACGATGGCTATCGCCTGACCCTGAACGACGAAACCTGCCTTGACTGCGACCTGGCGATTCTTGCCGATGGTGGGCGTTCCGGCCTGCGCGAGCAGCTCGGCATCGGCGTCAGCAGCAAGCCTTACGGGCAGAGTGCGCTGATCGCCAACGTCAGCCCGCTGGAAGCGCATCGTGGGCAGGCTTTCGAGCGTTTCACCGATGACGGCCCGATGGCCATGCTGCCCTTGACCGATAACCGCTGCGCGCTGGTCTGGACGCGCGCCGCCGCCGACGCCGAGCGCCTGCTGCAGGCCAGCGAGGCAAGCTTCCTCGCTGAGTTGCAAGAGGCCTTCGGCTATCGCCTGGGTGCCTTGCGCCAGGTGGGCGCACGGCATCTCTATCCGCTGAGCCTGGTCGAGGCGCAGGAGCAGGTGCGTGCGCATCTGGTGGTGCTGGGCAATGCCGCGCACAGCCTGCACCCCATCGCCGGCCAGGGCTACAACCTGTCGCTGCGCGATACCCTGGCGCTGGCCGAGGTGCTGATCGACAGCGAGGCCGCACTGGGCGACTTCGTCACCCTGCAGCGTTACCAGCAACGGCAGCAACTCGATCAACAGATGACGGTCGGTTTCTCCGACCAGGTGACGCGTCTGTTCAGTAATGCGCAGCCGCTGCTGACCGCCGGGCGTAACCTGGGTTTGCTCGGCCTCGACCTGCTGCCACCGGCCAAGCGCTGGTTCGCCCGGCAGGCCATGGGCATGGGTACGCGAAGTCTCTGA
- the pepP gene encoding Xaa-Pro aminopeptidase, with protein sequence MISIPKSEYARRRKALMAQMEPNSIAILPAAPVYIRNRDVEHVYRQDSDFQYLTGFPEPEAVMALIPGREHGEYVLFCRERDPERELWDGLRAGQDGAISTFGADDAFPIGDIDDILPGLIEGRERVYYAIGCNQEFDHRLMEWVNHIRAKARQGATPPSEFVALDHLLHDMRLYKSAAEVKVMKEAAEISARAHVRAMRASRAGLFEYHLEAELEYEFRKGGAKMPAYGSIVAAGKNACILHYRENNAPLKDGDLVLIDAGCEIDCYASDITRTFPVSGKFSPEQKAIYELVLKANEEAFKFIAPGRHWNEAHEATVRVITAGLVDLGLLEGDVDELIASEAYKPFYMHRAGHWLGMDVHDVGDYKVGGQWRVLEIGMAMTVEPGIYIAPDNDKVAKKWRGIGVRIEDDVVVTKKGCEILTNGVPKTVAEIEALMAAARSEAA encoded by the coding sequence GTGATCAGCATCCCCAAGTCCGAATATGCCCGTCGGCGCAAGGCGCTGATGGCGCAGATGGAACCCAACAGCATCGCCATTCTGCCGGCAGCGCCGGTGTATATCCGCAATCGTGACGTCGAGCATGTCTACCGCCAGGACAGCGACTTCCAGTACCTCACCGGTTTCCCCGAGCCGGAGGCGGTGATGGCCCTGATTCCCGGGCGCGAGCACGGTGAATATGTGTTGTTCTGTCGCGAGCGTGACCCGGAGCGCGAATTGTGGGACGGCCTGCGCGCCGGCCAGGACGGTGCGATCAGTACATTCGGCGCCGATGACGCTTTCCCCATCGGCGATATCGACGACATCCTGCCGGGGCTGATCGAAGGCCGCGAGCGCGTCTACTACGCCATCGGTTGCAACCAGGAGTTCGATCATCGGCTGATGGAGTGGGTCAACCACATCCGCGCCAAGGCCCGTCAGGGCGCCACGCCGCCGAGCGAGTTCGTCGCCCTCGATCACCTGTTGCACGACATGCGTCTGTACAAGTCGGCTGCCGAGGTGAAGGTGATGAAGGAGGCGGCCGAGATCAGTGCGCGTGCGCACGTGCGCGCGATGCGGGCCAGCCGCGCCGGTCTGTTCGAATACCACCTGGAAGCCGAGCTGGAGTACGAGTTCCGCAAGGGCGGGGCGAAGATGCCGGCCTACGGCAGCATCGTCGCCGCGGGCAAAAATGCCTGCATCCTGCACTACCGTGAGAACAATGCACCGCTCAAGGACGGCGACCTGGTACTGATCGACGCCGGCTGCGAGATCGACTGCTACGCCAGCGACATCACCCGAACCTTCCCGGTCAGCGGTAAGTTCTCGCCCGAGCAGAAGGCCATCTACGAACTGGTGCTCAAGGCCAACGAGGAGGCATTCAAGTTCATTGCTCCAGGCCGGCACTGGAACGAGGCCCATGAGGCCACCGTGCGGGTGATCACTGCCGGCCTGGTTGATCTGGGTCTGCTCGAGGGTGATGTTGACGAGCTGATCGCCAGCGAAGCCTACAAGCCTTTCTATATGCACCGCGCCGGCCACTGGCTGGGCATGGATGTGCATGACGTCGGCGATTACAAGGTCGGCGGGCAGTGGCGCGTGCTGGAGATCGGCATGGCGATGACCGTCGAGCCAGGCATCTATATCGCCCCTGACAACGACAAGGTTGCCAAGAAATGGCGCGGCATCGGTGTGCGCATCGAGGACGACGTGGTCGTGACCAAGAAGGGCTGCGAGATTCTCACCAACGGTGTGCCCAAGACCGTTGCCGAGATCGAGGCGCTGATGGCGGCCGCGCGTAGCGAGGCGGCCTGA
- a CDS encoding YecA family protein: MSIPSSPYAAFAALLNSAGHSASPAELHGLLLGRSCAGAGFDADAWLLDAADLLGSEPQDNVRQALIGLQEMVKGELCSEDITVVLLLPDDETPLAQRATALGQWCQGFLGGFGLTVRDGALSAEAMEVLQDLSAIAQVQSALEESEDGESDYMEVMEYLRVAPLLLFTECAKPAAPAAKPSLH; the protein is encoded by the coding sequence ATGTCGATTCCAAGTTCTCCCTACGCCGCCTTCGCCGCTCTGTTGAACAGTGCCGGGCATTCCGCTTCTCCTGCCGAACTGCATGGCCTGCTGCTTGGTCGCAGCTGCGCGGGTGCCGGCTTCGATGCCGATGCCTGGCTGCTCGACGCTGCCGATCTGCTTGGCAGCGAGCCGCAGGATAACGTGCGCCAGGCGCTGATCGGCCTGCAGGAGATGGTCAAGGGTGAGCTGTGCAGCGAGGACATCACCGTGGTGCTGTTGTTGCCGGATGACGAAACCCCGCTGGCGCAGCGCGCAACAGCTCTGGGCCAGTGGTGCCAGGGCTTTCTCGGTGGTTTTGGCCTGACCGTTCGCGACGGTGCGCTGAGCGCCGAAGCCATGGAAGTGTTGCAGGATCTCTCCGCCATCGCCCAGGTGCAGAGCGCCCTGGAAGAATCCGAAGATGGTGAGAGCGACTACATGGAGGTGATGGAATACCTGCGTGTGGCGCCGCTGTTGCTGTTCACCGAGTGCGCCAAGCCTGCGGCACCTGCTGCCAAACCATCCCTGCACTGA
- a CDS encoding TIGR02449 family protein, translated as MEDADLHALTAKLELLIQRVEQLKAHNRLLLANEQAWREERAHLIEKNELARHKVESMISRLKALEQDS; from the coding sequence ATGGAAGACGCCGATTTGCACGCATTGACCGCCAAGCTGGAGCTGCTGATCCAGCGTGTCGAGCAGCTAAAGGCTCACAACCGACTCCTGCTGGCGAATGAACAGGCCTGGCGCGAGGAACGCGCTCATCTGATCGAAAAGAACGAATTGGCCCGGCACAAGGTCGAATCGATGATTTCGCGCCTCAAAGCCCTGGAGCAGGACTCATGA
- a CDS encoding cell division protein ZapA, with product MTQSNTVTVHILDKEYCIACPQDERANLESAARYLDGKMREIRTSGKVIGADRVAVMAALNITHDLLHKQQRLDQDANSTRQQVRDLLDRVDHALADDPSS from the coding sequence ATGACCCAGTCGAACACCGTGACCGTCCACATTCTGGACAAAGAATATTGCATCGCCTGCCCGCAGGACGAACGCGCCAATCTGGAAAGTGCGGCTCGCTACCTGGACGGCAAGATGCGCGAGATCCGTACCAGCGGCAAAGTGATTGGCGCCGACCGTGTCGCCGTGATGGCAGCCTTGAACATCACCCACGACCTGCTGCACAAGCAGCAGCGCCTGGATCAGGACGCCAATTCCACCCGCCAGCAGGTGCGCGATCTGCTCGATCGTGTCGACCATGCACTGGCCGACGATCCGAGTTCCTGA
- a CDS encoding 5-formyltetrahydrofolate cyclo-ligase, whose product MTTSSTPSRPQLRRVLRQRRRALSRSQQRLAARNLYRQLAQSPQFRRARHIALYLPNDGEIDPRPLLAAAQKRGKHIYLPVLSAWPRTKMVFQRVSRHEKLAGNRFRILEPRPQPKRQRKVWALDLVLLPLVGFDDRGGRLGMGGGFYDRSLAYLHRRKNWHMPTLLGLAHECQRVDELAMASWDVPLQATVTDKAWY is encoded by the coding sequence ATGACCACGTCCAGCACTCCCAGTCGCCCGCAACTGCGCCGCGTACTGCGCCAGCGCCGTCGTGCGCTCAGCCGTAGCCAGCAACGTCTTGCTGCACGCAACCTGTATCGGCAACTGGCACAAAGCCCGCAGTTTCGTCGCGCCCGGCACATCGCCCTGTACCTGCCCAACGATGGCGAAATCGATCCGCGGCCACTGCTCGCCGCTGCGCAGAAACGCGGCAAGCACATCTACCTGCCGGTGCTCAGCGCCTGGCCGCGCACCAAGATGGTCTTCCAGCGCGTCAGCCGGCACGAGAAACTGGCAGGTAATCGTTTTCGCATCCTCGAACCACGCCCGCAGCCAAAGCGCCAACGCAAGGTCTGGGCCCTGGATCTGGTGCTGCTGCCGCTGGTGGGCTTCGATGATCGTGGCGGGCGCCTGGGCATGGGAGGAGGTTTCTACGACCGCAGCCTGGCCTATCTGCACAGACGCAAAAATTGGCACATGCCGACACTACTGGGCCTGGCGCACGAATGTCAGCGCGTGGACGAACTGGCGATGGCCAGTTGGGACGTGCCCTTGCAGGCCACGGTGACGGACAAGGCGTGGTATTGA
- a CDS encoding EVE domain-containing protein, with translation MLYWLMKSEPDELSIHDLQRLGKTRWDGVRNYQARNFMRAMKPGDLFFFYHSSCPQPGIAGIARIAGEIYPDPTALDPQSHYHDPKASTEKNPWSALDVEFVEAFDEVLPLQQLKNNPLLAELALVQRGSRLSVMPVSDDQWAAILAMR, from the coding sequence ATGCTTTATTGGCTGATGAAGTCCGAACCCGATGAATTGTCCATCCACGACCTGCAACGACTGGGCAAAACGCGCTGGGATGGCGTACGCAATTACCAGGCGCGCAACTTCATGCGCGCAATGAAGCCGGGCGATCTGTTCTTCTTCTATCACTCCAGCTGCCCGCAACCCGGTATCGCCGGCATTGCACGCATTGCCGGCGAGATCTACCCGGACCCCACCGCGCTCGATCCGCAAAGCCATTATCACGACCCCAAGGCCAGTACCGAGAAGAACCCCTGGAGCGCTCTGGATGTCGAGTTCGTCGAAGCCTTCGACGAGGTCCTGCCCCTGCAGCAGCTGAAGAACAACCCGCTACTGGCCGAACTGGCGCTGGTACAGCGCGGCAGCCGCCTGTCCGTGATGCCGGTCAGCGATGACCAGTGGGCGGCCATTCTCGCCATGCGTTGA
- a CDS encoding diguanylate cyclase, translated as MPASSVWPARLALAFLLVVLSSASVLLWRQIDAVQQQRIDERIGYQARSLARQLESTLHLEVASLERIARLWNSLGRLPQASWGEEVERVLRGFPAYQSIQWVGDDLRIRWLLSVAGNEAALNFRLHPEHPNYPLAMEARESGEQRFSNSFDLVQGGRGFVLYTPLYRELNGSKVFDGFLQGVFRVEPLMLQLLTQIDRQAFNLELLENGHSLFRHGAADSETQHSLQLHLSLLNNQSFSLRLSPTEQLLDQLESPLPGVVLGASLAISLLLVAALALALENSRRARALQLANRRFREEAERREETEQRLRENRERLQLVLDLTDSSHDGLFIFDSDSRELLHMNQATYATLDYRPEQFAELLRDAPDKLMPGFHRWLEQARQAQRDNLSRIFQRELIRRDGSRQPAEINTQLVQLHDHEYLIAVSRDNSERLQLEAQLQRLSQLDGLTGLYNRRHFDQQLLAEWRRLRRLAAPLALLMLDIDYFKPYNDALGHLAGDDALRKVSAALRESLQREGDTACRYGGEEFAIILANTHQEGAEQVAARIHAAVASLDIKHPSSPLGRLTLSIGITVVDPVIDEQPGELLAQGDQALYHAKHEGRNRTCLWQPPVLDLHQAT; from the coding sequence ATGCCGGCATCCTCCGTCTGGCCGGCGCGCCTTGCGCTGGCGTTCCTGTTAGTGGTGCTGAGCAGCGCCAGCGTTCTACTGTGGCGCCAGATCGATGCCGTGCAACAGCAGCGCATCGACGAGCGTATCGGTTATCAGGCACGCAGCCTGGCGCGTCAGCTGGAGAGCACGCTACACCTGGAGGTGGCCAGCCTCGAGCGTATCGCCCGCTTGTGGAACAGCCTGGGCCGCCTGCCGCAGGCCAGCTGGGGCGAGGAGGTGGAGCGCGTACTGCGAGGCTTTCCCGCCTATCAATCCATCCAGTGGGTCGGCGACGATCTACGCATACGCTGGCTGCTATCGGTGGCCGGCAACGAAGCGGCGCTTAATTTTCGCCTGCACCCGGAGCACCCCAATTACCCATTGGCGATGGAAGCTCGCGAGAGCGGTGAACAGCGCTTCTCCAACAGCTTCGATCTGGTCCAGGGCGGACGCGGTTTTGTTCTCTATACACCGCTGTACCGCGAGCTGAATGGCAGCAAGGTGTTCGACGGTTTCCTGCAGGGCGTATTTCGGGTCGAGCCGCTGATGCTGCAGCTACTCACCCAGATCGACCGCCAAGCCTTCAACCTCGAATTGCTTGAGAACGGCCACAGCCTGTTTCGTCATGGAGCAGCAGATTCCGAGACGCAGCACAGCCTGCAACTGCACCTGAGCCTGCTCAACAACCAGAGCTTCAGCCTGCGCCTGAGCCCCACCGAGCAATTGCTCGACCAGCTCGAATCGCCCCTGCCCGGCGTGGTGCTCGGTGCCAGCCTGGCCATCAGCCTGCTGCTGGTCGCGGCCCTGGCCCTGGCGCTGGAGAACAGTCGCCGCGCCCGAGCCTTGCAACTGGCCAATCGACGTTTCCGCGAGGAAGCCGAACGCCGCGAAGAAACCGAACAGCGTCTGCGCGAGAACCGTGAGCGGCTGCAGTTGGTGCTCGACCTGACCGACTCCAGCCATGACGGACTGTTCATCTTCGACAGCGACAGCCGCGAGCTGCTGCACATGAACCAGGCCACCTACGCCACGCTCGACTACCGCCCTGAACAGTTCGCCGAATTGCTGCGCGATGCCCCGGACAAGCTCATGCCGGGTTTTCATCGCTGGCTGGAGCAGGCGCGCCAGGCGCAGCGCGACAACCTGTCGCGGATCTTCCAGCGCGAACTGATTCGCCGCGACGGCAGCCGGCAACCGGCCGAGATCAACACCCAGCTGGTGCAACTGCATGATCACGAATACCTGATCGCCGTTTCCCGCGACAACAGCGAGCGCCTGCAATTGGAAGCGCAACTGCAGCGCCTGTCACAGCTCGACGGCCTGACCGGCCTGTACAACCGCCGCCACTTCGACCAGCAACTGCTGGCTGAATGGCGCCGCCTGCGCCGCCTCGCAGCACCACTGGCACTGCTGATGCTGGATATCGACTACTTCAAACCCTACAACGATGCCCTCGGCCACCTCGCCGGTGACGACGCCCTGCGCAAAGTCAGTGCTGCCCTGCGCGAAAGCCTGCAGCGCGAAGGCGACACCGCCTGCCGTTACGGCGGCGAGGAGTTCGCCATCATCCTCGCCAACACCCATCAGGAGGGTGCCGAGCAGGTCGCCGCACGCATCCATGCGGCGGTTGCCAGCCTGGATATCAAGCACCCAAGCAGCCCGCTGGGGCGTTTGACCCTGAGTATCGGCATCACCGTAGTGGATCCAGTGATTGACGAACAGCCAGGCGAATTGCTCGCCCAGGGCGATCAGGCGCTGTACCATGCCAAACATGAAGGGCGTAACCGCACCTGCCTGTGGCAGCCGCCCGTGCTTGACCTGCATCAAGCCACCTAA
- a CDS encoding HlyD family secretion protein, whose translation MINVTSRQAVLLAAAVAVLAATAWWQLRPNGLGEGFASGNGRIEATEVDVATKLAGRVASIEVDEGDFVEPGQVLARMDTQVLEAQLAQARAQLRQAENGQTTAASQISLRQSEKLAAEAVVRQRQAELDAARKRHARSATLVKRNALPQQTLDDDLARLQSAEAALAAARAQVSSAEAGIAAAQSQAIEAQSATEAARASVERLQVDIDDSLLKAPRAGRVQYRVSQPGEVLGAGGKLLNLVDLTDVYMTFFLPGRQAGRVALGSEVRLVIDAVPQYVIPARVSYVASVAQFTPKSVETANEREKLMFRVKARLDPELLSKHLQQVKTGVPGMAYLRLDPDAEWPAHLTIKVPQ comes from the coding sequence ATGATCAACGTCACATCTCGCCAGGCCGTTCTGCTCGCTGCCGCCGTCGCCGTACTGGCTGCCACAGCCTGGTGGCAGCTGCGCCCGAACGGCCTGGGCGAGGGCTTCGCCAGCGGCAACGGACGCATCGAGGCCACCGAAGTGGATGTGGCCACCAAGCTCGCCGGGCGCGTTGCCAGCATCGAGGTCGATGAAGGTGACTTCGTCGAGCCAGGCCAGGTTCTCGCGCGCATGGACACCCAGGTGCTCGAGGCCCAACTGGCGCAGGCCCGCGCCCAATTGCGCCAGGCCGAGAATGGCCAGACCACCGCCGCCAGCCAGATCAGCCTGCGCCAAAGCGAGAAGCTGGCCGCCGAAGCCGTGGTGCGCCAGCGCCAGGCCGAACTGGATGCCGCGCGCAAACGTCACGCGCGCAGCGCCACCCTGGTCAAGCGCAACGCCCTGCCTCAGCAGACGCTGGATGACGATCTGGCCCGCCTGCAAAGCGCCGAAGCCGCGCTGGCCGCCGCGCGCGCCCAGGTAAGCTCGGCCGAGGCCGGTATCGCCGCCGCGCAATCGCAGGCCATCGAAGCGCAATCGGCGACCGAGGCGGCCCGAGCCAGCGTCGAGCGCCTGCAGGTGGACATCGATGACAGCCTGCTCAAGGCGCCTCGCGCCGGTCGCGTGCAATACCGCGTGAGCCAACCCGGCGAAGTGCTCGGTGCCGGCGGCAAGCTACTCAACCTGGTGGATCTCACCGACGTCTACATGACCTTCTTCCTGCCCGGACGTCAGGCCGGTCGCGTCGCCCTCGGCAGCGAGGTACGCCTGGTGATCGATGCCGTACCGCAGTACGTGATCCCGGCCAGGGTCAGCTATGTCGCCAGCGTCGCCCAGTTCACCCCGAAGAGCGTGGAAACCGCCAACGAGCGCGAGAAACTGATGTTCCGGGTCAAGGCGCGCCTCGATCCCGAGTTGCTGAGCAAGCACCTGCAGCAGGTCAAGACCGGCGTACCGGGCATGGCCTACCTGCGCCTCGACCCTGACGCCGAGTGGCCCGCGCATCTGACGATCAAGGTCCCGCAATGA
- the rbbA gene encoding ribosome-associated ATPase/putative transporter RbbA encodes MNAPVARLSGVGLRYGQTHALQQIELALPARCMVGLIGPDGVGKSSLLALIAGARKIQDGRVEVLDGDMADARHRRNVCPHIAYMPQGLGKNLYPTLSVFENLDFFGRLFGQDAAERERRIDDLLRSTGMSAFRERPAGKLSGGMKQKLGLCCALIHDPDLLILDEPTTGVDPLSRNQFWELIARIRTQRPQMSVLVATAYMEEAERFDHLVAMDAGRVLAEGSPAELRTRTGSASLEQAFIALLPEERRRGHQQVLIPPLQDSQEIAIEAKGLTMRFGDFVAVDSVSFRIRRGEIFGFLGSNGCGKSTTMKMLTGLLPASEGEALLFGQAVDPRDMATRKRVGYMSQAFSLYGELTVRQNLVLHAQLFHVPAEEIEPRVAQMAARFDLGEVMDMLPERLPLGIRQRLSLAVAVIHKPEILILDEPTSGVDPVARDGFWQLMLDLSRQDGVTIFISTHFMNEAQRCDRISLMHAGRVLDSDTPQGLMDKRGLDNLEATFIAYLQEAAGEQAVSEAPPLEQAPPQQRQRFSLRRLLSYARREALELRRDPIRGGMALLGTVLLLFIIGYGISLDVEDLTFAVLDRDQTTTSQEYHLNLSGSRYFLEKAPLSDYDELERRLRNGDISLAVEIPPHFGRDLKRGASPQIGMWIDGAMPTRAETIKGYVTGLHQHYLSELARRSPQPQAASAAELEVRYRYNPDVESLKAMVPGVIPLLLMLIPAMLTALGVVREKELGSIINLYVTPVTRLEFLLGKQLPYIALGLFNFILLMLLAVTVFDVPLKGNPLTLLAGALLYLACATGLGLLMSTFTNSQIAAVFGTAIVTLFPAIQFSGLIYPVASLEGAGALIGQLYPTSQFMVISRGIFSKALELQDLTGYFAALALTIPLLTLLSASLLRKQEV; translated from the coding sequence ATGAACGCGCCGGTCGCACGCCTGAGCGGCGTCGGCCTGCGCTACGGCCAGACCCACGCGCTGCAACAGATCGAGCTGGCACTGCCGGCCCGCTGCATGGTCGGCCTGATCGGCCCCGACGGTGTCGGCAAGTCCAGCTTGCTGGCGCTGATCGCCGGGGCACGCAAGATTCAGGACGGCCGCGTCGAGGTGCTCGACGGCGACATGGCCGATGCCCGTCATCGGCGCAATGTCTGCCCGCATATCGCCTACATGCCGCAGGGTCTGGGCAAGAACCTCTACCCGACGCTGTCGGTGTTCGAGAACCTGGATTTCTTTGGCCGCCTGTTCGGTCAGGACGCTGCCGAACGCGAGCGACGCATCGACGACCTGCTGCGCAGCACCGGTATGTCGGCCTTCCGCGAGCGTCCGGCGGGTAAGCTGTCGGGCGGCATGAAGCAGAAGCTGGGGCTGTGCTGCGCGCTGATCCACGACCCCGACCTGCTGATCCTCGACGAGCCAACCACCGGTGTCGACCCGCTGTCACGCAACCAGTTCTGGGAACTGATCGCGCGCATTCGCACGCAGCGCCCACAGATGAGCGTGCTGGTGGCCACAGCCTATATGGAGGAAGCCGAGCGCTTCGACCACCTGGTGGCGATGGATGCCGGCCGCGTGCTGGCCGAAGGCAGTCCCGCCGAATTGCGCACGCGCACCGGCAGCGCCAGCCTGGAGCAGGCCTTCATTGCCCTGCTGCCGGAGGAACGCCGTCGCGGCCATCAGCAGGTGCTCATTCCACCCCTGCAAGACAGCCAAGAGATCGCCATCGAAGCCAAGGGCCTGACCATGCGCTTCGGTGATTTCGTCGCCGTCGACTCGGTGTCGTTTCGCATCCGCCGTGGCGAGATCTTCGGCTTCCTCGGCTCCAACGGCTGCGGCAAGAGCACCACCATGAAGATGCTCACCGGCCTGCTACCGGCCAGCGAGGGCGAGGCGCTGCTGTTCGGCCAGGCGGTCGACCCGCGCGACATGGCCACGCGCAAGAGGGTCGGCTACATGTCCCAGGCGTTCTCCCTGTATGGCGAACTGACGGTGCGGCAGAACCTGGTGCTGCACGCGCAACTCTTTCACGTACCCGCCGAGGAGATCGAGCCACGCGTGGCGCAGATGGCCGCACGCTTCGACCTCGGCGAGGTCATGGACATGCTCCCCGAGCGCCTGCCATTGGGCATCCGCCAGCGCTTGTCGCTGGCCGTGGCGGTGATTCACAAGCCGGAAATCCTCATCCTCGACGAGCCCACCTCAGGCGTCGACCCGGTGGCGCGTGACGGTTTCTGGCAACTGATGCTCGACCTGTCGCGCCAGGACGGCGTGACCATCTTCATCTCCACCCACTTCATGAACGAGGCGCAGCGCTGCGACCGCATCTCGCTGATGCACGCCGGCCGCGTGCTCGACAGCGACACGCCGCAGGGCCTGATGGACAAACGCGGGCTGGACAACCTGGAAGCCACCTTCATCGCTTACCTGCAGGAGGCGGCTGGCGAGCAAGCGGTCAGCGAGGCGCCGCCGCTGGAACAGGCGCCGCCACAACAGCGTCAACGCTTCAGCCTGCGCCGCCTGCTCAGCTATGCCCGCCGCGAAGCGCTGGAGCTGCGCCGCGACCCGATCCGTGGCGGCATGGCGCTGCTCGGCACCGTGCTGCTGCTGTTCATCATCGGCTATGGCATCAGCCTCGACGTCGAAGACCTGACCTTCGCCGTACTCGATCGCGACCAGACCACCACCAGCCAGGAATACCACCTCAACCTGTCCGGCTCGCGCTACTTCCTGGAGAAGGCGCCGCTCTCCGACTACGACGAGCTGGAACGACGCCTGCGCAATGGCGATATCAGCCTGGCGGTGGAGATTCCGCCGCACTTCGGCCGTGATCTCAAGCGCGGCGCCAGCCCACAGATCGGCATGTGGATCGACGGCGCCATGCCGACCCGCGCCGAAACCATCAAGGGCTACGTGACCGGCCTGCACCAGCACTACCTGAGCGAACTGGCGCGGCGTTCGCCACAGCCGCAAGCAGCCAGCGCCGCCGAACTGGAAGTGCGCTACCGCTACAACCCCGACGTGGAAAGCCTCAAGGCCATGGTGCCGGGGGTGATCCCGCTATTGCTGATGCTGATCCCGGCAATGCTCACCGCCCTGGGCGTGGTGCGCGAGAAGGAGCTGGGTTCGATCATCAATCTCTACGTTACCCCGGTCACTCGCCTGGAATTCCTGCTCGGTAAACAGCTGCCCTACATCGCCCTGGGTTTGTTCAACTTCATCCTGCTGATGCTGCTGGCAGTCACGGTGTTCGACGTGCCGCTCAAGGGCAACCCGCTGACTCTGCTGGCCGGCGCCCTGCTCTACCTGGCCTGCGCCACCGGCCTCGGCCTGCTCATGTCGACCTTCACCAACAGCCAGATCGCCGCCGTGTTCGGCACCGCCATCGTCACCCTGTTTCCGGCCATCCAGTTCTCCGGGCTGATCTACCCGGTGGCCTCACTGGAAGGCGCGGGCGCGCTGATCGGCCAGCTCTACCCGACCTCGCAGTTTATGGTAATCAGCCGCGGCATCTTCTCCAAGGCGCTGGAACTGCAGGACCTGACCGGCTACTTCGCCGCTCTGGCCCTGACCATCCCGCTGCTGACGCTGCTCAGCGCCAGCCTGCTGCGCAAACAGGAGGTGTGA